A single Dunckerocampus dactyliophorus isolate RoL2022-P2 chromosome 2, RoL_Ddac_1.1, whole genome shotgun sequence DNA region contains:
- the zgc:92591 gene encoding late histone H2B.L4 has product MSNDISKKKGKSSGEKRAKKKVKRKETYAMYIYKVLKQVHPDTGISSRAMSIMNSFVNDLFERIATEASRLAQYNKRSTITSREVQTAVRLLLPGELAKHAVSEGTKAVTKYTSSK; this is encoded by the exons atGTCTAATGACATTTCTAAGAAGAAGGGGAAGAGTTCCGGTGAGAAAAGGGCGAAGAAAAAGGTGAAGCGAAAAGAGACATACGCCATGTACATCTATAAAGTTTTGAAACAG GTTCATCCGGACACAGGCATCTCCAGCCGGGCCATGAGCATAATGAACTCCTTCGTCAACGACTTGTTCGAGAGGATCGCCACGGAGGCTTCCCGCTTGGCTCAGTACAACAAGCGCTCCACCATCACCAGCCGCGAGGTGCAGACCGCCGTCCGGTTGCTGCTACCCGGCGAGCTAGCCAAGCACGCAGTGTCCGAGGGCACCAAAGCGGTCACTAAGTACACCAGCTCCAAGTGA